GAGCTAAAATGTATATTCAGAACGAGAACTACCTGTGGAATTCAGGGATGTTTATGTGGAAACCTGAAGTGTTCCTTTCAGAAGTTAAAAGGCTCGATTTTGAGACATACGAGAAAGTAAGAAGTTTGTTTGACGACAAGTTTGAAAGAGATCCTGAAAAGATCTATTCTTCTTTGCCTTCAATTCCTGTAGATAAGGCAGTAATGGAAAAATCCAATTTAGGTGCTGTGATTCCATCTGGGTTTGAGTGGAGCGATCTGGGAAGCTGGGATTCACTTTATGACGTGGCCAAGAAGAATAAAGACGGAAATGTTACTACAGGAGATGTGCTTGCCCTCCATTGCAGAAATTCTTTTATGTACAGCACGGGCAAACTTATGGTTGGAATAGACCTGGAAGATTTAATAGTTGTGGATGCAGACGATGCAATTTTGGTTTGCAAAAGAGGCAGTTCACAATACGTAAAGGATGCTTTTGATGCTCTTAAGGAACAGGGCAGAGAAGAGAGCCAGATTCACAGGACCGTTTACAGATTTTGGGGGCAAAAAACCCTTATAAGCAGGGGAGATAACTTTTTGATCTATCAAGTACTTCTTCTGCCAAAAAAGGAAATACTACTTCAGATGCATCATCACAGGTCTGAAAACTGGATAATACTTTCAGGAGCTGTAGAGATAGAAAAGGATGGAAAGAAAGGCTTTTATCACAGAGGAGACAGCATCTTAATACCAAAATCTACTCCTCACAAGATATCAAATCCAGGTAAAATAAGCGCTCAAATATTGGAGATATGGCAAGGAGAATATTTAGAGGAAGACGACGTCGAATATCTATAATTTTGAGCCCAAATTTAATAGATCTTCTTCAAGTAAGATAGCATCTTTGCTATCTTTAATGATTTTTGTTTATCCTGTAGTAATTTTTTACCCATGGAACATAACCCAGTCCTTTTCTTTCCCAAAATTGTTTCTAATTTCTTTATTTTGTATTATCTTTTCTATATATTCTATAAAAAAGGCCAAAGGTGTTTCTGTTGTAACCCTTTTTCTGATTTTGTTTTTTCTACTTTCTCTTTTGCTTTCAGTTTTTGTAGCACCCTCTAAGGTTTATGCTATTTTAGGACAAAGCGCAAGACTTACAGGGCTTCTCTTTTATCTAATTTTTCTCAGTTTTGTGTGGCTTATTGTTCAGCAGAAATTTAAAGAACGGGATTTATTTAAAATTTTTCTCAGCATTATCCTGTCCTCTATAATTCCTCTTTTGTACGGTTTATGTGAGTATTCTAATTTCGATTTTCTAAACCTTGAAGGTTATCCTGGCAGACTTTCTACCTTTTTTGGACAACCAAATGATTATGCAGTGTTTTTATCTATTATTTGTCTTTCGACTATTTGTTTTATTTATATTTATAAGAGATTTATTCCATTGTTTTATGTAATTTTCGAACTTTCATTTTTTGAGCTACTATTGACTTATTCAAGGGCCAATATTTTTGGTTTTTTTATCTTGTTCTTTTCACTCTTATTTTTTTTAAAGAAAGAAGTTCTAAGATTTAAAGGGGTTAGTGCACTTTTAGCTATTGGCGTTCTTGTTTCTATAGTATTGTTTTTTGCTACCCCATATACAAATCCTGGGTGGTATGGGATGGGATTTAGTAGACAGGTTGGACGAGTAGAAGACGAATCTCTTTCTCAGAGAATTACGATGTGGAAGGCATCATTTGATATGTTTTTAAAAAAGCCTCTTACGGGCTATGGACTTGCAAATTATTATCCAATTTCGTCTAGATTTTTTGATATGTCAAACAGCTTCTTTCACTGGAGTGCGAGAAATATGACGTTTGTTGATGTCCCTCACAACGAATTTCTTGAATTTTTAGCGCTTGGTGGACTGCCATTGTTTGTTTCATTTACTCTTTTGGTAGCTTTTGCGCTTTATGGAAATTGTATTTCTGTTTTTGAGAACAAATTAAACCTGATATCATTTTTTGGATTTTGTGCAACTCTAATTTATATTTTCTTTAATTTTTTTGTATTGAGCGTATCGCTTTTTTTCTTTCTTTTTCTAGCTCTAGGATTAATGCATTTATCTTTCAAGGGGAAAGAGATCAGGTTAAACATTTTCCCTTTGGTTATTTCTGTAGGATGTTTTTGCATCTTTTTATATATGGGCGTCTATTACAACATTGATAATGGAATTTACAAAATAAATAACAATTTTCAAAAGGTTATGGTGGGAACATCTGCTTTATCTTTTTATCCATACGATTATTATTCATATATTAGCCTTGACGACAAGTATCTTCTTATTGCAAAAAGTTTGCCAAAGTCTGATAAGAATCTAATAGAAGAGATGGCTAACTCTGTGGAAAGAACCTCAAGTTTAGGTCTGAGCCTGTTTCCAAACGATCCCGTATTGTACTATTATTTGGGAGAAGCTAATAAGCTAAAAGGCAATTATCCTGAGGCTAAGGCATATTTTTTAAAATCTCTCGAGTTTCACCCCTTTTACGAAGAGCCAATAATAGGCTTGCTAGATATATCCTGTTCGTACGAAGATTGTAGGAACTCTTTCAAATATGCCAATCTTCTTTATAAGACCAGTCCGGATTCTCTTTTGACATTGGTTACTTTGATAAGATACAACATTAAAATGCATCAGTATTCTGATGCAAAAGCATTCTTGGGCGATATTGAAAACCTCTATCCTGCAAGTCCTGTCATATACGTTTTTAAAGAGTTTTTTATGGAAAATACCTCTTCAAAACCTCTTTCGTAAGTTTTATTATCTTTTCTTTGTCAAACTGCTCTTCTTTATTCTTTATAATCCATTTTCCGTTAACACAAACGCTTAATATGCAGTCAGGCGTGGCGCTGTAAACCAAATCACTTACAGGGTGATGTCCTGGCAGCATTGATGGGTTTTCTCTGTCAATTACCAGAAAATCAGCCCATTTTCCCACCTCAATGCTTCCAATATCGTTTTTGAATATTGAAGCAGCGCCTTTTGAAGTGGCCATCTGAAGAGCATCAAGGGCTTTTAGCGTTTGAGGGTTTTTGCTGGATATCTTTTGGAGTTTTAGGGCAAAGTCCATTTCCCCAAGTATGTCGAGGTTGTTGTTGCTTGCTGCTCCATCCGTGCCAAGAGCTACGTTTACCCCAGATTGGATGAGTTTTGCTACAGGGCATATTCCACTAGCTAGCTTTGCGTTACTTTCTGGACAATGAACCACACTTACATTGTAATCTTTTAAAATAGTTATATCATTATCGGTTAAATAGTTTACGTGGGCAGCAAATGTTTTTGCCTCAAAAACCCCTAATTTTTCAAGATATCCTGTAGGAGTAAGATTTTTTTCCTTTTGTATGTCAAAAAATTCCTTTTCTGATTCTGATAGATGGATGTGAAGGGGGCAGTTTTCCCTTATAGCAATTTGCGTTAACTCCCTTAATAGTTCGTCTGAACAGGTGTATGGGGCGTGTGGCGCTACAATAGGCGATATCAAGTCGCTACCTTTGTATTTTTCTATTAATTTTTTTGTATTTTCTATTCCTTGTGTCTCTCCCTTGGCATGAGGTGTTGGAACGCTTAGAACTCCTTCTCCAATTAAAGCCCTAAGGCCGATTTCTTCAGCGGCCTTTGCCACAAAATCCTCATAAAAGTACATGTCTACAAATGTAGTAATGCCATTTTTTGCCATTTCATAACAGGCAATAAGAGTTCCTATATAAACTGTTTCAGGATTTATGATTTGTGCCTCCTTGGGCCATATGTGATTGGTAAGCCAGTCTATTAAGGCCAGATCGTCTGCATAGCTTCGAAGAAGAGTCATTGCGGCGTGAGTGTGTGCGTTTATTAGACCTGGAATTACTAGATTATCGTTTAGGTTTATTTTTTGTGGACAGTCTTTGTTAACGTTTATGCCGGTTATTGTGCCGTTGGAAATATATATGTTTGACCCCTCTAAAACTTTTCCTGATTTTACATCCAGTATTGATGCGTTTTCTATTAGTAAATCGTTCATATTACCTCCTGTTATTTTATCAGATAATATTATATAATTTTTACAATAAAATAAGGGAAATAAATCCTATTTAAAAGTTTTAGGAATATGATAATATATAATAATAAATACTTCTAAGTTGGTGGTGGGCCTTGGCAGTAGAGAGTGCAAAAAGACCTAAAGAAGCGAAAATAGTGGGAAAACTTTTTGAGAGTGGTCTTTTGACTGAAGAAGCTGCAACGGATGTACTTTATGAACTGGAGATTTCTGATGCTCCCTTGCTTGATGTTCTTGAAAATAAAGGACTTTTGACGAGGGAGGTTGTTCAGAAGTTAGAGAATATCTATGGCTTTAAGATAAAAAGAATAGAAGAGACACCGTTAGACGAAAAAGCTCTGCAACTTTTATCATCTGATTTTATTAAACAAAGAAGAATTTTGCCCCTGGCACTAAGAGGAGACAAGCTTTTGCTTGGTATGGTAAATCCACAGGATCTGTCTACTGTTGACGACGTTCGTTTGATTACCAAGACACAGGTTGAGCCAGCTATGATACTTTCAAGTGATTTTTCCAAGTATATTTCTGGTGAGATAAACTTCAAGAAAAAAGAAGAGACAATCTTCGGTAAAGAATCACAAGATTCGCCCAATTATATCGAACCACAACTTCAAAAGGAAGCTTTTGTTTATACTGAAGACGATTCTGTAGTGGATTTGGTTGATTCAATTGTAGAGGAGGCAGTCCTTAAGAGGGCTTCCGACGTTCACATTGAGCCTTACGAAGACAAGATCGTT
Above is a genomic segment from Thermodesulfobium narugense DSM 14796 containing:
- a CDS encoding mannose-1-phosphate guanylyltransferase/mannose-6-phosphate isomerase, producing MKVAVLAGGVGSRLWPLSRERYPKQLISLTGDKSLLQNTIDRLLPLCDNHILIVGIDAHKEDLEWQLSSNGDSRIKYNILLEPYPRNTYAACLYLTLYLEKQGVKDPILVVPADHMILNEELFYEVAKDAEKLAEKGYIVTFGIKPSFASTGFGYILKGERIDGSKGFRISKFEEKPSLERAKMYIQNENYLWNSGMFMWKPEVFLSEVKRLDFETYEKVRSLFDDKFERDPEKIYSSLPSIPVDKAVMEKSNLGAVIPSGFEWSDLGSWDSLYDVAKKNKDGNVTTGDVLALHCRNSFMYSTGKLMVGIDLEDLIVVDADDAILVCKRGSSQYVKDAFDALKEQGREESQIHRTVYRFWGQKTLISRGDNFLIYQVLLLPKKEILLQMHHHRSENWIILSGAVEIEKDGKKGFYHRGDSILIPKSTPHKISNPGKISAQILEIWQGEYLEEDDVEYL
- a CDS encoding O-antigen ligase family protein; translation: MLSLMIFVYPVVIFYPWNITQSFSFPKLFLISLFCIIFSIYSIKKAKGVSVVTLFLILFFLLSLLLSVFVAPSKVYAILGQSARLTGLLFYLIFLSFVWLIVQQKFKERDLFKIFLSIILSSIIPLLYGLCEYSNFDFLNLEGYPGRLSTFFGQPNDYAVFLSIICLSTICFIYIYKRFIPLFYVIFELSFFELLLTYSRANIFGFFILFFSLLFFLKKEVLRFKGVSALLAIGVLVSIVLFFATPYTNPGWYGMGFSRQVGRVEDESLSQRITMWKASFDMFLKKPLTGYGLANYYPISSRFFDMSNSFFHWSARNMTFVDVPHNEFLEFLALGGLPLFVSFTLLVAFALYGNCISVFENKLNLISFFGFCATLIYIFFNFFVLSVSLFFFLFLALGLMHLSFKGKEIRLNIFPLVISVGCFCIFLYMGVYYNIDNGIYKINNNFQKVMVGTSALSFYPYDYYSYISLDDKYLLIAKSLPKSDKNLIEEMANSVERTSSLGLSLFPNDPVLYYYLGEANKLKGNYPEAKAYFLKSLEFHPFYEEPIIGLLDISCSYEDCRNSFKYANLLYKTSPDSLLTLVTLIRYNIKMHQYSDAKAFLGDIENLYPASPVIYVFKEFFMENTSSKPLS
- a CDS encoding amidohydrolase translates to MNDLLIENASILDVKSGKVLEGSNIYISNGTITGINVNKDCPQKINLNDNLVIPGLINAHTHAAMTLLRSYADDLALIDWLTNHIWPKEAQIINPETVYIGTLIACYEMAKNGITTFVDMYFYEDFVAKAAEEIGLRALIGEGVLSVPTPHAKGETQGIENTKKLIEKYKGSDLISPIVAPHAPYTCSDELLRELTQIAIRENCPLHIHLSESEKEFFDIQKEKNLTPTGYLEKLGVFEAKTFAAHVNYLTDNDITILKDYNVSVVHCPESNAKLASGICPVAKLIQSGVNVALGTDGAASNNNLDILGEMDFALKLQKISSKNPQTLKALDALQMATSKGAASIFKNDIGSIEVGKWADFLVIDRENPSMLPGHHPVSDLVYSATPDCILSVCVNGKWIIKNKEEQFDKEKIIKLTKEVLKRYFP